Part of the Pseudodesulfovibrio mercurii genome is shown below.
GTTGGAACTCTTCCCGCTTGAGGGCATCTTTGTAGCCGGAGCGTGAAAAGACCACTCCCAAGCCAGTCCAGTTGGACTTTTCAATCAACCGCAGACCGTCAGGGTCACCATCGGGAAGGAACATACGTATGGAATAGGGGATCGACATAAGAAGCTCCGGTCATGCTTACGGTAAAAGCGGCAGGCCCAGTTCCTTAAGAAACCCGTTGTGTTTTTCCTTGGCCGCCTTGGCCGCCTTCTCCGCCTCGACGAGTTTGTCGTGGGTCGCCTTCAGGTCGATCTCTGGTTCCTGCTCGGCCGTGCTGACATAGCGCGAGATATTCAGGTTATAGTCGTTGTCTCTGATTTCTTTCAGCCCAACGCTCCGGGCGTACCGTTCAATCTTCTCTGGCCGCTGCTGGTAGGTATCGATGATCTTGTCGATGTGCTCGGCGTTCAGATAGTTTTGCCGCTTTCCTTTTTCGAAATGCTCGGCAGCGTTTATGATCAGGACATCATCGGGTTTCTTGCATTTTTTGAGTACGAGGATACACACGGGAATACCCGTCGAGTAGAACAGGTTCGCCGGTAGTCCAATAACCGTATCGATGTGTCCGTCTTCGAGCAGTTTCCGACGAATCGCGGCCTCTTTGCCTCCACGAAACAGGACGCCGTGTGGCAGGATGATCGCCATCACGCCTTCATCCTTGAGGTAGTGAAACCCATGCAGGAGAAAGGCGAAGTCGGCTGCGCTCTTAGGTGCCAGCCCGTAGTTCTTGAACCGCATATCTTCACCGAGAGCCTCATTCGGTTCCCAGCGGTAGCTGAATGGGGGATTGGCTACTACCGCATCGAACGTCGGCTTCTTTGCGGGGTTTTGTTCGCGGAGCTTGTCCCAGTCGTTGGTCAACGTGTCGCCGTGAAAAATCTCGAATTCGGAATCCTTCACCCCGTGCAGCAGCATGTTCATGCGGCAAAGGTTGTAGGTCGTGATGTTTTTTTCCTGTCCGTAGATCATACCGACGCTGCCACCGGCATTGACCATTTTGTGACGGACGTTCAGCAACAGCGACCCCGACCCGCAGGCAAAATCCATCACGCTTGCCAGCTTTTTTCGGGGGCCAGTCTTGGGATCTTGGCCGTCGAGAGTGACGATGGCGGACA
Proteins encoded:
- a CDS encoding type I restriction-modification system subunit M — protein: MTESNQKRLGQILWDIADQLRGAMNADDFRDYMLAFLFLRYLSDNYEQAAKKELGKDYPDPNAVDNGGRTPLSVWYDNNPGDIAAFEKQMRRKAHYVIKPDHLWTNIAYMAKTQNDELLNTLQEGFKYIENESFESTFSGLFSEINLGSEKLGKTYQNRNDKLCTIITKIADGLADFTTDSDTLGDAYEYLIGQFAAGSGKKAGEFYTPQRISDILSAIVTLDGQDPKTGPRKKLASVMDFACGSGSLLLNVRHKMVNAGGSVGMIYGQEKNITTYNLCRMNMLLHGVKDSEFEIFHGDTLTNDWDKLREQNPAKKPTFDAVVANPPFSYRWEPNEALGEDMRFKNYGLAPKSAADFAFLLHGFHYLKDEGVMAIILPHGVLFRGGKEAAIRRKLLEDGHIDTVIGLPANLFYSTGIPVCILVLKKCKKPDDVLIINAAEHFEKGKRQNYLNAEHIDKIIDTYQQRPEKIERYARSVGLKEIRDNDYNLNISRYVSTAEQEPEIDLKATHDKLVEAEKAAKAAKEKHNGFLKELGLPLLP